Proteins encoded within one genomic window of Humulus lupulus chromosome 1, drHumLupu1.1, whole genome shotgun sequence:
- the LOC133814904 gene encoding uncharacterized protein LOC133814904, which produces MLCTVALDANNHLFPIAFRLVDNENHTSWTFFIRKLKEAIRNVDNLAFILDKHASITHALEVVFPDAYHGACCHHVCMNVVAKFKTDHYHDMIWCATYAFRKTEFHKFFEKIKDMDPPIAKYLQEIGLDRWNFAYFPRNRYNIMTSNYAESYTDQTKEAKTFLVTTFLEFICFTLYTWFTNRREKAAKETSVLAPLIEADLKEIGVKANFVDVQVLGHHDLLVVDGNGDGEVNLVTNSCSCGMFQTIGIPCVHAFAAARKRSINIYSLCSPYYTIESWMETYKETIYPCGNEDEWILHEQIKEIVVGVRVEKNHVGRPKKKKLGRLKTKRFPSNGEHVVQPRTSAINLLIRGHYRLQEEDGDI; this is translated from the exons atgctatgtACTGTTgcattggatgcaaacaaccatttgtttccaattgcgttCAGACTCGTGGATAATGAGAACCATACCTCTTGGACTTTTTTCataagaaaattgaaggaagccattagGAACGTGGACAACCTAGCTTTTATATTAGACAAGCATGCTAGCATTACTCATGCTTTGGAGGttgtgttcccagatgcctaCCACGGTGCTTGTTGCCACCACGTCTGTATGAATGTGGTTGCCAAATTCAAAACCGACCACTATCACGATATGATTTGGTGTGCAACGTACGCGTTTCGAAAGacagaatttcacaagttctttgaaaaGATTAAGGATATGGATCCTCCCATAGCTAAATATCTTCAGGAAATTGGTTTGGATAGGTGGAATTTTGCTTACTTTCCTAGAAatcgatacaatatcatgactaGCAACTATGCAGAAAGCTATACTGATCAAACCAAGGAGGCAAAGACCTTTCTAGTTActacttttcttgaattcatatgCTTCACTCTTTATACATGGTTTACTAATAGACGTGAAAAAGCAGCAAAAGAAACAAGTGTGTTAGCACCCCTCATAGAGGCAGATTTGAAGGAAATTGGTGTGAAAGCAAATTTTgtagatgtccaagtccttggtcatcacgaTCTTCTTGTTGttgatggtaatggtgatggtgaggtgaacttggtcACAAACTCATGCTCAtgtggcatgttccaaaccattgggataccgtGTGTCCATGCATTTGCTGCAGCTAGAAAAAGGAGCATAAACAtctactcattgtgttccccttactacaCAATTGAGTCATGGATGGAGACTTATAAGGAAACGATTTACCCTTGTGGTAATGAAGATGAATGGATACTTCATGAACAAATCAAAGAAATCGTTGTCGGTGTCCGAGTAGAGAAAAATCATGTAGGAAGGCCCAAGAAGAAGAAATTAGGGAGGCTGAAGACAAAACGCTTTCCTTCGAACGGGGAACATGTGGTGCAaccac GTACTTCTGCTATTAATTTGTTG ATACGAGGCCACTacagattgcaggaagaagatggtgacatttGA